A region from the Sorex araneus isolate mSorAra2 chromosome 6, mSorAra2.pri, whole genome shotgun sequence genome encodes:
- the LOC101544581 gene encoding olfactory receptor 5AN1-like, translating into MVRGRNLTEITYFILLGFSDLPRIVTVLFTVFLSIYITTVTLNLCLIILIRMDSHLHTPMYFFLSNLSFIDICYVTTTVPKMLSGFFQEKQIITFLGCTVQYFFFALTGLSESCVMTAMAYDRYAAICNPLLYSSIMSPTLCIRMVLGCYLAAFSGSISQLCAILQLHFCGQNIINHFICDMPQLLKLSCTDTFFARLILAVVVVVFGVANALLILISYVYIVLSILKITSAKGRSKAFNTCASHLTVVTLFYVSSVVIYLSSSTGSSSTIDRFASVFYTVLIPVLNPLIYSLRNQEIKDALKKLSKRGYC; encoded by the coding sequence ATGGTAAGGGGAAGAAATCTTACGGAAATCACCTATTTCATCCTCTTAGGTTTCTCTGACTTGCCTAGAATCGTAACAGTGCTCTTCACTGTGTTCCTATCGATCTACATTACCACCGTGACTTTGAACCTGTGTCTGATTATATTAATAAGGATGGACTCCCAcctccacacacccatgtacttcttcctcagtaACCTGTCCTTCATCGATATCTGCTATGTGACCACGACAGTTCCCAAGATGCTCTCTGGCTTCTTCCAAGAAAAGCAGATCATCACCTTTCTGGGTTGTACTGTTCAGTACTTTTTCTTTGCATTGACGGGACTGAGTGAATCCTGTGTGATGACAGCCATGGCTTATGACCGCTATGCTGCCATATGTAACCCACTTCTCTACTCATCTATCATGTCACCCACGCTTTGTATACGAATGGTGTTGGGATGCTATCTGGCTGCTTTCTCAGGTTCCATATCTCAATTGTGTGCCATACTTCAACTCCACTTCTGTGGACAAAATATCATCAATCACTTCATCTGTGACATGCCCCAACTCTTAAAACTGTCCTGCACTGATACTTTCTTTGCACGACTCATATTGGCTGTAGTTGTAGTGGTGTTTGGGGTAGCAAATGCCCTGCTTATTTTGATATCCTATGTCTATATTGTCCTCTCCATCTTAAAGATCACTTCAGCTAAAGGCAGATCCAAGGCTTTCAATACCTGTGCTTCTCACCTGACAGTTGTCACCCTCTTCTATGTCTCAAGTGTCGTTATTTACCTGAGTtctagtactggaagttcttcaACCATTGACCGATTTGCATCAGTGTTCTATACTGTGTTGATCCCCGTACTGAACCCTTTGATTTACAGTCTAAGGAACCAGGAAATAAAAGATGCCTTGAAGAAGCTTTCAAAGAGAGGCTACTGCTGA
- the LOC101545194 gene encoding olfactory receptor 5AN1-like: MIGERNITEVTHFILVGFSDLPRLLTLLFIVFLLIYITTVTWNLCLIILIKMDSHLHTPMYFFLSNLSFIDICYVTTTVPKMLSGFYQEQQTITVMGCAIQYFAFSLMGLSESCVMTAMAYDRYAAICNPLLYSSIMSPTLCVRMVLGCYTAAFSGSLSQFCAILRLYFCGPNIIDNFFCDIPQLLNLSCTDTFLSRVLLAIVTMIFGVTNAILITISYVYIVLAILKITSAKGRSKAFNTCASHLTAVTLFYMSGVIVYLSSGTGSSSPLDRFGSVFYSVLIPMLNPLIYSLRNKEIKDALKKLPKKRRYC; this comes from the coding sequence ATGATAGGAGAAAGGAATATTACAGAAGTCACCCATTTCATCCTCGTGGGTTTCTCAGATTTGCCTAGACTCTTAACACTGCTCTTCATTGTATTCCTGTTGATCTACATTACCACCGTGACTTGGAACCTGTGCctgattattttaataaagatggactcccacctccacacacccatgtacttcttcctcagtaACCTGTCCTTCATCGACATCTGCTATGTGACCACGACGGTTCCCAAGATGCTCTCCGGCTTCTATCAAGAACAGCAAACTATCACCGTTATGGGTTGCGCTATTCAGTATTTTGCCTTTTCATTGATGGGACTGAGTGAGTCTTGTGTCATGACAGCCATGGCTTATGACCGCTATGCTGCCATTTGTAACCCACTTCTCTACTCATCTATCATGTCACCCACCCTTTGTGTGCGGATGGTATTGGGATGTTATACGGCTGCATTCTCGGGTTCTCTATCCCAATTCTGTGCCATACTTCGGCTCTACTTCTGTGGGCCTAATATTATTGATAACTTCTTCTGTGACATTCCCCAACTCTTAAACTTGTCCTGTACTGATACTTTCCTTTCACGAGTCCTATTGGCTATAGTAACAATGATCTTTGGAGTAACAAATGCCATACTTATCACGATATCCTATGTCTATATTGTCCTCGCCATCTTAAAGATCACTTCCGCTAAAGGTAGATCCAAGGCTTTCAACACCTGCGCTTCTCACTTGACAGCTGTCACCCTCTTCTACATGTCAGGTGTCATTGTTTATTTGAGTTCCGGCACTGGAAGCTCTTCACCCCTTGACCGATTTGGATCAGTGTTCTATTCTGTGTTGATCCCCATGTTGAACCCTTTGATATACAGTCTGAGAAACAAGGAAATCAAAGATGCCTTGAAGAAGCTTCCAAAGAAGAGAAGGTATTGCTGA